A window of Marinobacter salarius contains these coding sequences:
- a CDS encoding glycosyltransferase, whose amino-acid sequence MHILIIPSWYPSRKGDVSGIFFRDQAIALQKAGCKVGVLTLQQRSLVDLKSILTGRYDASYELDSGVHTYSQHTMKWFPGFPSLHALMWRVLGLRLFSKYVKEQGWPDLIHVHSMVNSGIIANAIREKFDIPYVVTEHSTDFARGKVTGKKRLIMKKIAKGASLRFAVSSPFGRLLTIFFGSEASEWKTVPNAVNEKFFQVSDSVFNEDGFIFLNICLLTEKKGVDLLLRAFSKAFKDLPDVKLRIGGDGPQREFLEQLAQDLNISDQVTFLGMLSRDHVYDEMGAADAFVLSSVFETFGVVVAESLARGKPVISTCSGGPEDIVQEDDGILVPVNDIESLASAIFRLYEQYGIYDADKIRVSCYQRFSEQAVSRILMSHYHNVLEGGNNSSWLDSHK is encoded by the coding sequence ATGCATATACTTATAATTCCCTCCTGGTACCCCAGCCGAAAAGGCGACGTCAGCGGGATTTTTTTTCGAGACCAGGCGATAGCTCTGCAAAAGGCCGGTTGCAAAGTAGGTGTTTTAACCCTTCAACAGCGATCCTTGGTCGATCTCAAATCCATCCTGACGGGGCGTTATGATGCCTCATATGAGCTAGATAGTGGAGTCCACACATACAGTCAACATACCATGAAGTGGTTTCCAGGGTTTCCAAGTTTGCACGCCCTAATGTGGAGGGTGCTTGGCCTCCGTTTGTTTTCAAAATATGTAAAGGAGCAAGGTTGGCCGGATCTAATACATGTTCATTCTATGGTGAACTCTGGAATCATTGCCAATGCTATTCGGGAAAAGTTCGATATACCCTATGTTGTCACAGAGCATAGTACTGACTTCGCTCGTGGCAAGGTTACTGGCAAAAAGCGTCTTATTATGAAGAAAATAGCTAAAGGTGCCAGCCTTAGGTTTGCAGTAAGTTCGCCGTTCGGTAGGCTATTGACTATTTTTTTTGGCAGTGAGGCTTCAGAGTGGAAAACTGTTCCAAATGCTGTAAATGAAAAATTTTTCCAAGTGTCGGATAGCGTTTTTAACGAAGATGGGTTTATATTCTTAAATATTTGTCTATTAACAGAAAAAAAGGGTGTTGATCTTTTATTGAGAGCTTTTTCCAAGGCATTTAAAGATTTGCCTGATGTAAAGCTCAGAATCGGTGGGGATGGTCCACAGCGAGAGTTTCTGGAACAACTCGCTCAAGATCTTAATATCAGTGATCAAGTCACTTTTTTAGGAATGTTAAGTAGAGATCATGTATATGATGAAATGGGTGCAGCAGACGCGTTCGTTTTAAGTAGTGTATTCGAGACTTTTGGAGTAGTAGTTGCCGAATCTCTTGCAAGAGGTAAACCTGTAATTTCGACTTGTAGCGGAGGGCCGGAGGATATAGTGCAAGAAGATGATGGGATACTTGTACCAGTCAACGATATTGAATCATTGGCAAGTGCAATTTTTAGGCTATATGAACAATATGGCATCTATGATGCTGATAAAATTCGAGTATCTTGTTATCAACGCTTCAGTGAGCAGGCTGTTTCTAGGATTCTGATGTCGCATTATCATAATGTGCTTGAGGGCGGGAATAATAGCTCGTGGC